In one window of Dokdonia sp. PRO95 DNA:
- a CDS encoding PspC domain-containing protein: MNKTVNINLAGVFFHIDEDAYGKLQRYLAAIKRSFEGMQGEDEIIADIEARISELFSERIKDERQVIGSQELDEVIAVMGQPEDYMVDDDIFEDEPAASSNSSKKSKQAPRIAQRRFYRDTDNAYIGGVSSGMGHYLGIDPLWVRIGWVLLIALTWFTLGGTALIYLALWVFVPEAQTTADKLAMRGKAVNIDNITEKVKEGFENVADTVKSVDYDKYGNKVKTGAQGFFGTIGKIIMFFFKVLAKIIGVLLIITGATVVISLLITFLTGGVVDIFTPNLADLPWVNNETGLPIWLVLLLTLFAVGIPFFFLFYLGLKIVSSNLKSMPVSAKLSLFGLWLVSAIVIGVFSVKEAIKYSNTETGKVVERTELAITASDTLRIQMRESDRYEIPFGRSTGFMRTIKSDTENVTIERDVRLIVRSTKDSNGYIQIEKRADNFTYEEARELASSIQYDFKLEDDVLSLDGFLTSPTQKSYGHWNDREVQVIVYLPEGTTLIADDNTYSYHRNDSRYRDILDNGTEEQYLTVGNGKLLCDGCPEDRSYDYNDDDNSWEQSGNDSWEERSYEEGENAPEFTEITEIKGLNISENVVYFRITEKTTRKQLASARKQLKDAKNIDIDFSQSSFYQNGVIKSLTLSVECNDGYNGKLTKWTSNLKNYKTGFVRDYRKTTSKPFVIGKI, encoded by the coding sequence ATGAACAAGACAGTTAATATAAATTTAGCAGGAGTATTTTTTCATATAGATGAAGATGCTTACGGTAAATTACAGAGATATCTCGCTGCCATCAAACGTTCTTTTGAAGGTATGCAAGGTGAAGATGAAATTATAGCAGATATAGAAGCTCGTATCTCTGAGCTATTTTCTGAGCGCATTAAAGACGAGCGCCAGGTAATAGGCTCACAAGAGCTAGACGAGGTGATTGCTGTAATGGGACAACCTGAAGACTATATGGTAGATGACGATATTTTTGAAGATGAGCCTGCAGCTAGCAGCAACTCCTCAAAAAAGTCAAAACAAGCACCACGTATCGCACAACGCCGTTTTTACAGAGATACAGATAATGCTTATATAGGCGGTGTATCTAGCGGTATGGGACACTATCTGGGTATAGATCCATTATGGGTACGTATAGGCTGGGTGTTACTTATAGCGCTTACTTGGTTTACACTAGGAGGTACTGCACTTATCTATCTTGCCCTATGGGTTTTTGTACCAGAGGCACAAACCACGGCAGATAAACTCGCAATGCGGGGAAAGGCAGTTAACATTGACAATATCACAGAAAAAGTAAAAGAAGGATTTGAAAATGTGGCTGACACCGTAAAGAGTGTAGATTATGATAAGTATGGCAATAAAGTAAAAACAGGAGCTCAAGGTTTTTTCGGGACCATTGGTAAGATTATTATGTTTTTCTTTAAAGTCCTTGCAAAGATTATAGGGGTACTCCTTATTATAACTGGAGCTACCGTAGTTATCTCATTACTTATCACCTTCTTAACTGGTGGTGTAGTAGATATTTTCACCCCTAATCTAGCCGATTTACCTTGGGTAAATAATGAGACAGGATTGCCTATCTGGCTTGTACTTCTTCTCACGTTATTTGCAGTTGGGATACCTTTCTTCTTCCTGTTTTATTTAGGACTTAAGATTGTTTCTTCTAACTTAAAATCTATGCCGGTGAGTGCAAAGCTTAGCCTCTTTGGGTTATGGCTTGTATCTGCGATAGTAATAGGTGTATTTTCTGTAAAAGAAGCTATTAAGTATTCTAACACAGAAACTGGTAAAGTAGTAGAGCGCACAGAGCTTGCTATAACGGCAAGTGACACGCTGCGCATACAGATGCGAGAGAGTGATCGTTATGAAATTCCTTTTGGGCGATCTACTGGGTTTATGAGAACAATTAAGAGTGACACAGAAAATGTGACTATAGAGCGTGACGTACGTCTTATTGTGAGAAGTACTAAAGATAGCAATGGCTACATCCAGATAGAAAAACGAGCAGATAACTTCACGTATGAAGAAGCACGTGAGCTAGCCTCATCTATACAGTATGATTTTAAACTAGAAGACGATGTTTTATCACTAGATGGCTTTCTTACCTCACCTACTCAAAAATCATATGGCCACTGGAATGATCGCGAGGTACAAGTGATTGTATACCTTCCAGAAGGAACTACCCTCATTGCCGATGATAATACATACTCATACCACCGCAATGATAGCAGGTACCGTGACATACTAGATAATGGAACAGAAGAGCAATACCTTACCGTAGGTAATGGCAAGCTTCTTTGTGACGGCTGTCCAGAAGATCGCAGTTATGATTACAATGATGATGATAACTCTTGGGAGCAATCTGGTAATGATTCTTGGGAAGAACGCAGTTATGAAGAAGGAGAAAATGCTCCAGAATTTACAGAAATTACAGAAATCAAGGGCTTAAATATAAGTGAGAATGTAGTCTACTTCAGGATCACTGAAAAGACTACGAGAAAACAATTAGCTAGTGCTCGAAAACAACTTAAAGATGCAAAAAATATTGATATAGACTTCTCTCAATCATCTTTTTATCAAAATGGAGTAATCAAAAGTTTAACGCTATCGGTAGAATGTAATGATGGCTATAACGGTAAGCTTACCAAATGGACATCTAATCTTAAAAATTACAAAACTGGGTTTGTAAGAGATTATCGTAAAACTACAAGTAAACCGTTTGTTATTGGCAAAATATAA
- a CDS encoding PadR family transcriptional regulator — MKIENTKAQMRKGVLEYCILSVLKDEDAYVAEILGTLKDAKLLVVEGTIYPLLTRLKNAGLLNYRWEESTSGPPRKYYGLTETGKIFLKELSTTWDELQTAVAVVTSTKTTKK; from the coding sequence ATGAAGATTGAAAACACCAAAGCGCAAATGCGAAAAGGCGTGCTAGAATACTGTATCCTCTCTGTATTAAAAGACGAAGATGCATATGTAGCAGAGATCTTAGGCACGCTTAAAGACGCCAAGTTGCTGGTGGTAGAGGGTACAATTTATCCGCTTCTCACTAGACTTAAAAACGCTGGTTTACTCAACTATCGCTGGGAAGAATCTACCAGTGGTCCACCACGTAAATATTATGGACTTACCGAAACGGGTAAGATATTTTTAAAAGAACTCTCAACCACTTGGGATGAGTTACAGACAGCAGTAGCCGTAGTTACATCCACTAAAACCACAAAAAAATGA
- a CDS encoding DUF4870 domain-containing protein, with protein sequence METSIPTHHKNVGTLIHLSTFCKYLFPFGNFIAPLILWSAQKRNSLFIDKHGRDAINFQLSILLYFIALAVISIPFFIYFIVSAGEGSASLLNNGYINDPSDFADLGGFLITAIVVGVLAIGLFLIEIITVISAAVQASQGGIYKFPLLINFIKASAVAETPDTQEDSSTQEQPTM encoded by the coding sequence ATGGAAACTAGCATACCCACACATCACAAAAATGTAGGAACCTTAATACACCTTTCTACCTTCTGTAAATACCTTTTCCCTTTTGGAAATTTTATTGCGCCGCTCATTTTATGGAGCGCTCAAAAGCGCAACTCGTTATTTATAGACAAGCACGGTAGAGATGCCATAAACTTTCAGCTCAGTATACTTTTATATTTTATTGCGCTGGCGGTAATAAGCATTCCGTTCTTTATTTACTTTATAGTAAGTGCTGGTGAAGGAAGTGCTAGCTTGCTTAACAATGGATACATAAATGACCCTAGTGACTTTGCAGATCTAGGTGGTTTTCTCATCACTGCCATTGTGGTAGGTGTGCTGGCTATAGGATTATTTCTTATAGAGATTATCACAGTAATTTCGGCAGCAGTGCAGGCATCACAAGGAGGCATTTATAAGTTTCCGCTTCTTATAAATTTTATTAAAGCTTCTGCCGTTGCAGAAACCCCAGATACTCAAGAGGACTCATCAACTCAAGAGCAACCTACTATGTAA
- a CDS encoding GlmU family protein: MNFILFDGNVRNQLLPFTYTKPVADLRVGIMTIREKWEFVLGSTTSTVTEEYLSDKWPMIELEENVMINASYLPSDNLAEIIKNLSSKQVLLDGEEIIAFSVQEGQEVDFDTYESIDYTASDVLRIEHTWDIFAKNGEAITRDFEMFTEDRESQDIPEHVIAINKEQIFIEEGATVHYSHLNATDGPIYIGKDAQIMEGALVRGPFAVCDHGAVKMGAKIYSGTTLGPHCKVGGEVNNSVLMGYSSKGHDGFLGNSVLGEWCNIGADSNNSNLKNNYAPVKLWDYETGRFANTGLQFCGLMMGDHSKCGINTMFNTGTVVGVASNIFGSGFPRNFVPSFSWGGASGFVTHKTNKAYETAKIAMARRDIELTEQDIAILDHVFEETKQYRRE, encoded by the coding sequence ATGAACTTTATCCTTTTTGACGGAAACGTACGCAATCAGCTTTTACCATTTACGTATACAAAACCAGTCGCTGACTTGCGCGTGGGCATTATGACTATACGAGAAAAGTGGGAGTTTGTACTTGGCTCAACAACCTCAACTGTAACAGAAGAGTATCTTTCAGATAAGTGGCCTATGATAGAGCTTGAAGAAAACGTGATGATTAATGCATCCTATCTTCCTTCAGACAATTTAGCTGAGATTATTAAAAATTTATCATCAAAGCAGGTGTTGCTTGATGGGGAGGAAATAATCGCATTTTCAGTACAAGAAGGACAAGAAGTAGACTTTGATACTTATGAGAGCATAGATTATACAGCATCAGATGTTTTAAGAATCGAGCATACTTGGGATATTTTTGCTAAAAACGGTGAAGCAATCACTAGAGATTTTGAGATGTTTACCGAAGATAGAGAGTCTCAAGACATTCCAGAGCACGTAATAGCAATAAATAAAGAACAAATATTTATTGAGGAAGGAGCAACAGTTCACTACTCACATCTTAATGCGACAGATGGCCCTATTTATATAGGTAAAGATGCGCAGATTATGGAAGGTGCACTTGTAAGAGGACCTTTTGCAGTATGTGATCACGGAGCTGTAAAAATGGGCGCCAAAATTTATAGCGGCACCACTTTAGGTCCTCACTGTAAAGTAGGAGGAGAGGTAAATAACTCCGTGCTTATGGGGTACTCTTCAAAGGGTCACGATGGCTTTTTAGGCAATAGTGTGCTAGGAGAATGGTGTAATATAGGTGCAGATTCAAACAACTCAAACCTTAAAAATAATTATGCTCCCGTAAAGTTATGGGATTATGAGACGGGTCGCTTTGCAAATACAGGGCTACAGTTTTGTGGTCTAATGATGGGTGACCACTCTAAGTGTGGTATTAATACAATGTTTAATACCGGTACCGTAGTGGGCGTGGCTTCTAATATTTTTGGGAGTGGTTTTCCACGTAATTTTGTTCCTTCATTTTCTTGGGGAGGTGCTAGTGGCTTTGTGACGCACAAAACAAATAAGGCCTACGAGACGGCAAAAATAGCAATGGCGCGTCGTGATATAGAACTTACAGAACAAGACATCGCTATACTTGATCACGTTTTTGAAGAGACAAAGCAGTACCGTAGAGAGTAA
- a CDS encoding DUF4442 domain-containing protein, translated as MSFPLPGKFNTFTMFKLPSAWLTGVRVKKLSPSSCTTSVKHRWINQNPFNSMFWAVQGMAAELATGALVIAHIQESGQKISMLVANNNASFTKKATGRIHFVCDDGQAIKEAIANAVATGEGQTCWMKAVGTNKDGVQVSEFNFEWTLLVKKPRK; from the coding sequence ATGTCATTCCCCTTACCTGGTAAATTCAATACGTTCACAATGTTTAAGCTGCCATCTGCGTGGCTTACGGGAGTACGTGTAAAAAAACTCTCTCCTAGCTCTTGTACGACCTCTGTAAAACACAGATGGATTAACCAAAACCCTTTTAATAGTATGTTTTGGGCAGTACAAGGTATGGCTGCAGAGCTTGCCACAGGAGCACTTGTTATTGCACACATACAAGAAAGCGGTCAGAAAATATCAATGCTTGTTGCAAACAATAATGCAAGCTTTACAAAAAAAGCAACTGGGAGAATACACTTTGTGTGTGATGATGGTCAAGCTATTAAAGAAGCTATAGCAAATGCTGTAGCTACAGGAGAAGGACAAACATGCTGGATGAAGGCTGTAGGGACAAATAAAGACGGTGTGCAGGTTTCTGAGTTTAACTTTGAGTGGACACTTTTAGTAAAGAAGCCTCGTAAATAA
- a CDS encoding EamA family transporter, protein MIYLLLSIAASSLIFVIFKLFSKFEVNTLQAIIVNYVVAFTCGILFYEGDTTLAQVPEQEWFYASAGLGVLFIIVFNLMAYTTQKSGLSVVSVATKMSVGIPILFGVFYYNESLGFYKSLGIILALIAVYLASVKAKDGIAIKKENLIFPILVFLGSGAIDTSLKFIEGAYVSNGDVPIFSATIFGAAACIGFLIIGYQIITKTFTFKLKNIVAGVGLGIPNYFSIYMLVQALRDPRFDSSTLFTINNVAIVMVSTFIGILFFKEKLLLKNWIGIALAVVSILLVSLFN, encoded by the coding sequence TTGATTTACTTATTACTAAGCATAGCGGCTTCCAGCCTCATATTTGTAATCTTCAAGTTATTTTCAAAATTTGAAGTAAATACGCTACAAGCAATTATCGTAAACTATGTGGTGGCCTTTACTTGTGGCATCTTGTTTTATGAGGGCGATACGACACTAGCACAAGTCCCAGAGCAAGAGTGGTTTTATGCATCTGCTGGGCTAGGTGTGCTCTTTATTATTGTATTTAACTTAATGGCATACACTACACAAAAGAGTGGCCTCTCTGTGGTATCGGTTGCGACCAAGATGAGTGTGGGGATTCCCATACTTTTTGGCGTTTTCTATTACAACGAGTCGCTAGGGTTCTACAAAAGCCTTGGGATTATACTTGCTTTAATAGCCGTTTATCTCGCCTCTGTAAAAGCAAAAGATGGGATTGCTATAAAGAAAGAAAACCTCATCTTCCCAATTCTTGTGTTCTTAGGTAGTGGCGCGATAGATACTAGTCTTAAATTTATAGAGGGTGCTTATGTAAGTAATGGCGATGTACCCATTTTTAGTGCAACTATCTTTGGCGCTGCTGCCTGTATTGGCTTTTTAATTATAGGGTATCAAATCATCACTAAGACATTTACATTTAAGCTCAAAAATATTGTGGCAGGTGTCGGTCTGGGTATACCTAACTACTTTTCTATCTATATGCTTGTACAGGCTTTGCGAGATCCAAGATTTGATAGTTCTACACTTTTTACCATAAACAATGTTGCCATTGTGATGGTAAGTACCTTTATAGGAATTTTGTTTTTTAAGGAAAAACTTCTCCTCAAAAACTGGATAGGTATTGCACTTGCCGTAGTGAGTATTTTGCTTGTAAGTTTATTTAATTAG
- the ribD gene encoding bifunctional diaminohydroxyphosphoribosylaminopyrimidine deaminase/5-amino-6-(5-phosphoribosylamino)uracil reductase RibD has translation MKIHNTYIKRCIALAKNGLPAAMPNPSVGAVLVHNNTIIAEGYTSAYGGPHAEVNCIAFAKANTPELIAKSTLYVSLEPCSHWGKTPPCADLVIDSGIKRVVIGTIDPFAKVAGAGIKKLMQAGVDVTVGVLEKECQEVNKRFFTYHNEKRPFIILKWAETANGFIAPATRDKQEPVWITNPHSRQLVHKLRSEEMGILVGGKTVIEDNPTLTTRDWHGSNPTRIVIDTQGNLPEELHIFNNEAPTIVLNDSDPKSICKELFEHNIQSVIVEGGAATLQRFIDAALWDEASVFTGLTNFNAGIKAPKKTSQFTLQSTQHIQGDRLDTYTRNDT, from the coding sequence GTGAAGATACACAACACCTATATAAAAAGATGTATTGCCCTTGCAAAAAATGGGCTTCCAGCAGCAATGCCTAACCCCTCGGTAGGAGCCGTACTTGTGCATAATAACACGATTATTGCAGAAGGCTATACAAGTGCATATGGCGGTCCTCACGCAGAGGTAAATTGTATCGCTTTCGCGAAAGCGAATACCCCAGAACTCATTGCCAAATCTACCTTATACGTATCTCTAGAACCCTGCTCACACTGGGGAAAAACCCCTCCTTGTGCAGATCTCGTTATAGACTCAGGAATTAAACGCGTAGTGATAGGCACCATAGACCCTTTTGCCAAAGTAGCCGGCGCTGGCATAAAAAAACTTATGCAAGCTGGAGTTGATGTTACCGTAGGCGTGCTTGAAAAAGAATGTCAAGAGGTAAATAAACGCTTCTTTACCTATCACAATGAGAAGCGACCATTTATAATTTTAAAATGGGCCGAAACCGCAAATGGTTTTATAGCTCCTGCTACCAGAGATAAACAAGAACCGGTGTGGATTACAAACCCCCACTCAAGACAACTAGTGCACAAACTACGTAGCGAGGAGATGGGCATTTTAGTGGGCGGAAAGACCGTTATAGAAGATAACCCTACACTTACCACACGTGACTGGCACGGCAGCAACCCGACTAGAATCGTGATTGACACACAAGGTAACCTCCCTGAGGAGTTACACATATTTAATAATGAAGCTCCTACAATAGTGCTTAACGACAGTGACCCAAAAAGCATCTGTAAAGAACTTTTTGAGCATAACATACAATCTGTTATTGTAGAAGGTGGCGCTGCTACCCTACAACGCTTTATAGATGCAGCTTTATGGGATGAGGCTAGCGTATTTACAGGCCTTACAAACTTTAATGCAGGTATAAAGGCTCCCAAGAAAACAAGCCAATTTACACTACAATCTACTCAACACATACAAGGTGACAGGTTGGATACTTACACACGCAACGACACTTGA